The stretch of DNA TCATTAGTTTAGTgtcattaacacattaacacaaagaacaaataaaagaattaaTTGAGCTTTGTTGCAGTCTTGGCAAAACATTGGTATTATATATGTAGCAGTGAAGATGTGCAGTGTCTTCTTTAACCTTTTTAGGTCACTAATTTCCCTCCCCACCCACTGTACATTCCAAACGTGTACACAACTTATTAAAACTACACCCATATTTTCATTAGCCCGACAATTAGTCAGTAACCAGTCACTGCTGTACGACAGTCCATGCTTTGTGAACTCTTATCTTGGTGAGTATCttcttgtttgtttatgttttgttttcaacaTCTGTTCAAATGCAtgatgttttaaaatgcacaaTTTCATATCTAAGCAACAGCTACGACAAACAGACATGGATCAAGTCTGACGTGAATTTAAAAAGCAACTATTGCATCTCATTTTTGTAACATGTGAATGAGCATCTACATGACACTAAGATTTTGAAACTTTTAAATGCATGTTAATAAATCATTAGAATTGCTTACACTCTAATAATTAAAAACTCTAATGATTAAAAACCAAAGCTcgaataatttatttttttctcaaacAGGCAATTCTGGTAGTTGTATATAATGTAGCAAACTTCAGGTTAGCCATACCTTGAGGATGTCTGGTGTAAATAATCGATCTATTGAGGTCATTCTGAATAGGTAAAGTAACTTGgaaaaggaacacacacactcacccacacacagaaaaacattaaGTCAGCCAAGAATAACAGAGATCAGAGATGCCAATGCTGCTACAGGAGCTGTTTGGTCAGACCGCAGCCCTACATAAAAGTATGCTTTAAATAATGCTTAAAAATTGACTGAGTGACTGTTTACTACATCGACGTTAAGATTTTATGGTTAATAAATGCAGAATATTTTGTCCTAATCCTAattttgtgcttttacttttctttcttGCTGTAGTGCCAACATGAGCAGGCTAATTCTAACAGCAGGTGAGGCTAATGAAGAAACCTATTTAAAGGTTGaacatgttacagtaaataagaTTATTtcatgatttgtttttaatatgtcACCTTAAAGGTCTCTGTTTGATGATCATCAGCTTGGGTAAGTTCAGGTGTCTAAAAAAGACCATGAAACAGTCACAGTAAATGTTACTTTGAATAATTTCTAAGTAGCTGCTGGCAAACAAAAAAGCAATGTGTTACACCTTCTTTCAGCCTCTTCTTCCATGCTGGTGTGTTACTTTGACCGCTCAGCGGAAACCAGAGCCGCACAAGGCGAGTTTACGATTTCAGACATTGATCCAAAACTGTGCACCCACATTATCTACACATCCGCTGACATCAGCTCTACGAATGAACTGGTTCCCTTCAACGCTTCTGACTTAATAGACTACAAGTCCTTGAACAGGCTCAAAACCAGGTCAAACATTACTTTAAGTACTTTACATGCAGTATTTAATCTATTTCCCTTTAGTTTTTGTCATATAATCCATGTTTTTACTGCAACAGAAATCCACAGCTCAAAACCCTGTTATCAGTTGGTGGAGTGACGTTTAACATACAAAAGTAAGTCAGAGTTTGTGAACCATTTGCTTGAGGTTTGGTCTCATCTTACTGTATATTAcctaaatgaaaacattaatTAGTCCATATTACCTGTGTTAATATTGTGGTGGTGTGATTGAGACAGCACCGCAACCTGCTGCATACACATGTTACCTCTAATTGTATTGGTGTcaattaatgtacagtattaatgTTTATCAGGTTTAGTAAGATGGCGTCAACACCAACAACCAGATCCACGTTTATCCAGTCTGCTGTCTTACAACTGAGAACCTTTGGGTTTGATGGGATCAACGTGGACTGGAGGTTCCCTGGACCAGGTGACAAACAGGCATTCACAATGTTGTGCGAGGTGAGATCATGAATTCTAATTATTATAGACTCTGCAATATGTTAAAGTTGTCAAAGATCTGAAAATTTTTTTGAAACATGTCTCTCGTACAGGAACTTCTTGGTGCTTTTGAGGATGAAGGGATTCAAACTTACCGCCAAAGACTAATTCTCACTGCTAGCGTCTCTGCTGAGAAAGCAGTCATCAGTGCCAGTTATGAAGTACCACAGATTGCCACGTAATACTAGCTTAAAGCACTACTTCACTAAACATGCAATTCATTTTATACTATAATATATTTCTAATCTCATCGATATTTTAACAGGTCCCTTGATTACCTACTCGTGCTGACATTTGACTTTCACGGCCCCTGGGAAAATGTCACAGGGCATCATAGCCCCCTATATCAGGGATCACAAGACACTGGAAACAACATCTACCTTAACACTGCAAGTATCAGGATGGGACTAATAACTAGGAGCTTCCTGGACTGTGCATCACTCTGTTAACAGCCTCTTCTCCACATCTTAGGACTACGCCATGCGGTTCTGGCAGGACCAGGGGGCACCTGCACAAAAGCTCATCATGGGGTTAGCAGCATATGGACGAGCCTTTACACTCGCTTCCTCAGCCACAGGTGTTGGAGCACCTGCTAACGGTCCGGGTGAAGAAGGCTGCTACACTGGTGAAAACGGCTTCTGGGCCTATTATGAGGTAAACGAGTGGACTAACTCTAAATAAATTTGcctatttaattaatatttaatttaagacATCACATCCTTCTTTGTAGACCTGTCTATATATTCAAAGGGGTCAAATCGAGTGGATTGCTAAACAGGAAGTCTTCTTCAGTGTCACAGAGGATCAGTGGGTTGGATTTGACACTCAAAGCAGTCTTGCGATCAAGGTAATTATTCATGTTTAATACATACTAGActgctatactgtatattaaaaagTGTGTGAACACATCCGTTTATATCTAGGTTTAGCTGTACGAGCTttttcttcctcatcctcaggtCAGTTACATTAAAGCAAACAACTTCGGTGGAGCCTTCGTCTGGTCTCTGGACCTGGACGACTTCAGAGGGGAGTTCTGTAACCAGGGGATTAACCCTTTCATCAGATTCCTGAGTTCTGAACTGATTTTAGGTAAACAACAGTAATATGAATTGGTTGAAGTTAATGTCATAAGAGGATAAAGATACTTGTGTGCTGATTTTGTTTTGAAGTAGTCATATTAAAATTGTGCTATTATTCAGCATTTACCTTGACACAAAGTACGGCTATACATGAGAAAGAAAAGTGATATTGGGACATTGTTTAATTACATTAGGCATactatttatttttgttccaAAGGTGCACAAAAGGTGCCTGAAATAATGGCCTGGGAGCTCAGTAGGTACTTCAAGCCCACCAGCACATGGcaacaaatataataatgatgAATAAAACAGGTAAATCTGAAAATACAGGGTGAGAGACCAACTGGGACAAGGTTGAtgcaaaagttaaaaaaatcaaCCGATAGGACTTACAGGAATGAATGTTAGAATGCTGACCGACAGGGTGACGGGTGCAAACAATCAGGTCACGAGACCAAGTGAGTGGCAGGTCTAAATGCAGGACTAATTACAAATCTAAAACACGAGACAGTGTGTGACAGGATGTGAACGTGGAATTAAGCAGGTGAGAAGAGGatttagcaaaaataaaaacgaaagTGGGTCAAGCACAGGCACATTCCTGACAGGGTTGTTATTTTAGATTTTCATGAACTCAAGTGCTGCTATGTTCTACTGAGGATTTACACTTAGAACACGTAGATCGTCATCAGTGACAGGATTTCATTGTGGGAGACAGACGGAATCATCCTTCGTTTTGTTTGCACTAGTAAACTCTGTAGTAATGCTgatgtgctttgttttttatACACTCATAAATGTGGTCATTGCAATATttcatataatattataatacatTGTGAGCACGTATCAGCCAGCGCTAATATGAAATTGTGTTTTACAGACTTCAACACCACAACTCCAACACCATCtacaaaacacatacacagacatacaaaacacaccaaAACAACTCCAGCACCatctacaaaacacacacatacaaaacacaccacaacaactccagcactgacaacaacaagaacaataGTCACAACGCCAGCACCTACTACCACAACTACAGCGCCGACCACCACAACTTCAGCGCCGACCACCACAACTTCAGCGCCGACCACGACAACTACAGCACCGACCATCACAACTCCAGCACTGATCAACACAACTCTAGCGCCAACCACCACtacaacagtagacaccacaacacTACTGCCGACCACCACAAGTCCAGCGCCGatcaccacaacaacagtagacacaacaactccagcaccgactaccacaactccagcgccgaccaTCACAACTCCAGAACTGATCAACACAACTCCAGCgtcaaccaccacaacaacagtagacacaacaactccagcgccgaccacCACAACTTCAGCACCGACCACCACGACCACAGCACCAACAACCCCAACTACAGAAACCAGGACCAAAAAAACCACACATAGAAAACACAccaccacaaaaacaccacatacTAAAcacaccacaactccagcgtCGACCACCACAACTCCAACACCAACCACCACAACTCCAGAAACCTCCATCATTAAAACCCCACATACAAAACGCAccaccacaaaaacaccacattcaAAGAGCACAACAACTCCAGCATTGACCATCGCAACTTCAGCACTGACTACCACAACCCCAGAAACCACCACTACAAAAACcccacatacaaaacacaccaccacaaaaacaccacataaaaaacacacaacaactcCAGCGCCAACCATTACAacaactccagcgccgaccacCACAACTTCAGCACCGACCACCACAACTACAGAAACCAGGACCAAAGAAACCACACATAGAAAACATAccaccacaaaaacaccacatacTAAACACACCACAACTTCAGCGTCAACCACCACAACTCCAACACCAACCACCACAACTCCAGTATTGACCACCAAAACAACAGTGGACACCACAACTCCGGAAACCTTGACCACAAAAGCCCCgcatacaaaacacaacatcacaaaaacaacacatacCAAACACACCACCACAGAAGCACCACATACAAAACACCCCcccacaaaaacaccacatacaaaaaacaccaccacaaacaccccacatacaaaacacaccacaactccagcgccaaccaccacaaccacagtagacaccacaactccagcaccgacccccacaacaacagtagacaccacaactccagcgtCCACCACCCcaactccagcgccgaccaTCACAACTCCAGCACTGATCAACACAACTCTAGCGCCAACCACCACtacaacagtagacaccacaacacTACTGCCGACCACCACAAGTCCAGCGCTGATCACCAGaacaacagtagacacaacaactccagcaccgactaccacaactccagcaccagccaccacaactccagcgccgaccaTCACAACTCCAGAACTGATCAACACAACTCCAGCgtcaaccaccacaacaacagtagacacaacaactccagcgccgaccacCACAACTTCAGCACCgaccaccacaaccacagaaccAACCACCCCAACTACAGAAACCGGGACCAAAGGAACCACACATAGAAAACATAccaccacaaaaacaccacatacTAAAcacaccacaactccagcgtCAACCACCACAACTCCAGAAACTTCTATCATAAAAACCGCACATACAAAACGCAccaccacaaaaacaccacatccAAAGCGCACAACAACTCCAGCATTGACCATCGCAACTTCTGCACTGACTACCACAACTCCAGAAACCACCACTACAAAAACcccacatacaaaacacaccacCACAAAAACCCCACATACAAAACgcaccacaactccagcgccgaccatcacaacaacagtagacGCAACAACTCCAGAAACCACCACTTCAtcaacagtagacaccacaacaacagcagacacAATAACTCCAGCACCGACAACCACATCAACGGtagacaccacaacaacagtagacacaacAACTCCAGCACTGACCGCCAAAACAACAGTGGACACCACAACTCCAGAAACCTCGACCACAAAAGCCCCGCATACAAAACACAccatcacaaaaacaacacatacCAAACACACCACCACAAAACCACCACATACACATCGCACaaccacaaaaacaccacatacaaaacacaccaccacaaaaacaccacatacaaaaaacaccaccacaaacaccccacatacaaaacacaccaaaactccagcgccgaccacCACAACCACAGTAGACACCCCAACTCCAGTGCAAACCCCCAgaacaacagtagacaccacaactccagcaccgacccccacaacaacagtagacaccacaactccagcgtCTTCCACCCcaactccagcgccgaccaTCACAACTCCAGCACTGATCAACACAACTCCAGCGCCAACCACCACtacaacagtagacaccacaacacTACTGCCGACCACCACAAGTCCAGCGCCGatcaccacaacaacagtagacacaacaactccagcaccaaccaccacaactccagcgccgaccaTCACAACTCCAGAACTGATCAAcacaactccagcgccgaccaccacaacaacactagacaccacaactccagcgtCAACCACcccaacaacagtagacacaacaactccagcgccgaccaccaccacaacaacagtagacacaacAACTCCAGCACCGACCACCACAACTTCAGCACCGACCACCACAACTTCAGCACCGACCACCCcaactccagcgccgaccaTCACAACTCCAGCACTGATCAACACAACTCCAGCGCCAACCACCACtacaacagtagacaccacaacacTACTGCCGACCACCACAAGTCCAGCGccgaccaccacaacaacagtagacacaacaactccagcgccgaccaccaccacaacaacagtagacacaacAACTCCAGCACCGACCACCACAACTTCAGCACCGACCACCACAACTTCAGCACCgaccaccacaaccacagaaccAACCACCCCAACTACAGAAACCGGGACCAAAGAAACCACACATAGAAAACATAccaccacaaaaacaccacatacTAAAcacaccacaactccagcgtCAACCACCACAACTCCAACACCAACCACCACAACTCCAGAAACCTCCATTATAAAAACCCCACATACAAAACGCAccaccacaaaaacaccacatccAAAGAGCACAACAACTCCAGCATTGACCATCGCAACTTCAGCACTGACTACCACAACCCCAGAAACCACCACTACAAAAAAcccacatacaaaacacaccatcacaaaaacaccacatacaaaacacaccacCACAAAAACCCCACATACAAAACgcaccacaactccagcgccgaccatcacaacaacagtagacGCAACAACTCCAGAAACCACCACTTCATCAACAgtagacacaacaacaacagcagacacAACAACTCCAGCACCGACAACCACAtcaacagtagacaccacaacagTAGACACAACAACTCCAGCACCGACCATCACAACTCCAGTATTGACCACCAAAACAACAGTGGACACCACAACTCCAGAAACCTCGACCACAAAAGCCCCGCATACAAAACACAccatcacaaaaacaacacatacCAAACACACCACCACAAAACCaccacatacaaaacacacccCAACTCCAGTGCAAACCCCCAgaacaacagtagacaccacaactccagcaccgacccccacaacaacagtagacacccCAACTCCAGCATCCACCACCCcaactccagcgccgaccaTCACAACTCCAGCACTGATCAACACAACTCCAGCGCCAACCACCACtacaacagtagacaccacaacacTACTGCCGACCACCACAAGTCCAGCGCCaatcaccacaacaacagtagacacaacaactccagcactgactaccacaactccagcgccgaccaTCACAACTCCAGAACTGATCAAcacaactccagcgccgaccaccacgacaacagtagacaccacaactccagcgtcaaccaccacaacaacagtagacaccacaactccagcgtcaaccaccacaacaacagtagacacaacaactccagcaccgaccaccacaactccagcgccAACCATCACAACTCCAGAACTGATCAAcacaactccagcgccgaccaccacaacaacagtagacaccacaactccagcgccAACCACCACtacaacagtagacaccacaacacTACTGCCGACCACCACAAGTCCAGCGCCaatcaccacaacaacagtagacacaacaactccagcactgactaccacaactccagcgccgaccaTCACAACTCCAGAACTGATCAAcacaactccagcgccgaccaccacgacaacagtagacaccacaactccagcgtcaaccaccacaacaacagtagacacaacaactccagcaccga from Betta splendens chromosome 7, fBetSpl5.4, whole genome shotgun sequence encodes:
- the LOC129604295 gene encoding acidic mammalian chitinase-like yields the protein MLCELLSCANMSRLILTAGLCLMIISLASSSMLVCYFDRSAETRAAQGEFTISDIDPKLCTHIIYTSADISSTNELVPFNASDLIDYKSLNRLKTRNPQLKTLLSVGGVTFNIQKFSKMASTPTTRSTFIQSAVLQLRTFGFDGINVDWRFPGPGDKQAFTMLCEELLGAFEDEGIQTYRQRLILTASVSAEKAVISASYEVPQIATSLDYLLVLTFDFHGPWENVTGHHSPLYQGSQDTGNNIYLNTDYAMRFWQDQGAPAQKLIMGLAAYGRAFTLASSATGVGAPANGPGEEGCYTGENGFWAYYETCLYIQRGQIEWIAKQEVFFSVTEDQWVGFDTQSSLAIKVSYIKANNFGGAFVWSLDLDDFRGEFCNQGINPFIRFLSSELILGAQKVPEIMAWELSRYFKPTSTWQQI
- the LOC129604330 gene encoding mucin-2-like; protein product: MNVRMLTDRNNSHNASTYYHNYSADHHNFSADHHNFSADHDNYSTDHHNSSTDQHNSSANHHYNSRHHNTTADHHKSSADHHNNTPTTTTSAPTTTTTETRTKETTHRKHTTTKTPHTKHTTTSASTTTTPTPTTTTPVLTTKTTVDTTTPETLTTKAPHTKHNITKTTHTKHTTTEAPHTKHPPTKTPHTKNTTTNTPHTKHTTTPAPTTTTTVDTTTPAPTPTTTVDTTTPASTTPTPAPTITTPALINTTLAPTTTTTVDTTTLLPTTTTHNNSSIDHRNFCTDYHNSRNHHYKNPTYKTHHHKNPTYKTHHNSSADHHNNSRRNNSRNHHFINSRHHNNSRHNNSSTDNHINAAAPTTTTVDITTPAPTTTTTVDNTTPAPTTTTTVDTTTTVDTTTPETTTSSTVDTTTTVDTTTPAPTTTTVDTTTPAPTTTTTVDNTTPETTTTKAPHTKRAITKTPHTKHTTTKTPHTKHTTRKAPHTKHTTTKTPHTKHPPTKTPRTKHTPTKTSHTKNTPTKTSHTKNTTAAAPTTTTVDITTPAPTTTTTVDNTTPAPTTTTTHRPPQQQ